The Malassezia restricta chromosome I, complete sequence genome contains the following window.
CCGCAGCAAGGACAACCATCTGGGCGCCATGTAGGCACCGGAGAGTGTCGCACATATGAGTTAGCACTACAGCCTGTACACTAAAAGTCAAAATGGAAATCATGCGCGCCTCCGCCATACTGAAAGTGTGCCTGTTGGAAGAATTGGGCGAATGGATGGGCGCCATGAGCGAACATATCCTCGTAGCTGGCATGCTGGCCACCAGTAGGGTCATTTGGATCATCGCCATTATCGTAGCGCTCGCGTAGTTCGGCATTGCCTAGAACACCAAATGCTTCATTTATTTGGGTCATCTTTTCTTGATCGCCACCTTTGTCAGGGTGGTGTTCTCGAGCCAATCGTCTGTAGGCCTTCTTGATGGTGCGTTCATCAGCGTCACGAGAGACACCTAACACCTTGTAGTAGTCCTTTGTCTTGGACTGCTTAAGTAGCTTTTGTGCCTTGACTAGGCGCTGACGTACACTGTGATTCTCAGAGTGCTCGGCAGCTTGAGAAAAGAGACGCACAGCCTCTTCGTAGTTTTGGTCATTCATTTGTTGTTCACCCTTGGCCATTAAAACGTATTCGTTCGACGGGTCCACTTTCTCAAGTTTTTCGCACCATGGCATGGCTTTTCGAATGAGGTCTTGCTCGATGTACGATTTACAGTACAAACCGGAAATCTCATGCAAGAGCTCGCTTCTTGCAGTGGGGTTCGAAATGGCCTCGGGAAGTATGCCCGAAGATGAAGCATCCTGCAAGACTTTTTCCACTTCCTCATAAACGGTAGGTCCGCCTACCTTGGCACCTTTCAAAGCGCTGATGACGGCCGTCCATTTGCTGTCATCAGAGAAGCCACGAGCTTTGTTCAGCGCCTTATCAATCTTGCGAAGCTGCTTGTGCGCACGGATGCATTGCTTGTTTTCGGGATCGTCATGCAGACAGGCTTTCAGATGAGCAAGACCAGCATCTT
Protein-coding sequences here:
- a CDS encoding DnaJ subfamily C member 3, whose protein sequence is MMSLWQFTALAFLALLLVKAEEISASDWLKRANAALTSYDYAGALEAFDHAVELDPQSYLTYFRRSTAHQALGRTKSALQDLETTVKYNPTFGKAYLQRARIELREGDFDLAQKTLKNMEKHKAKSLEKDKDQANDLYEDIKRADSLQKRLEIAHSRSADECVKLADELLKLAPNSITARKQRAECSLARGNLDMATTDWARLARMSPSPELQLRLSLISYYILGTRDSQMQDAGLAHLKACLHDDPENKQCIRAHKQLRKIDKALNKARGFSDDSKWTAVISALKGAKVGGPTVYEEVEKVLQDASSSGILPEAISNPTARSELLHEISGLYCKSYIEQDLIRKAMPWCEKLEKVDPSNEYVLMAKGEQQMNDQNYEEAVRLFSQAAEHSENHSVRQRLVKAQKLLKQSKTKDYYKVLGVSRDADERTIKKAYRRLAREHHPDKGGDQEKMTQINEAFGVLGNAELRERYDNGDDPNDPTGGQHASYEDMFAHGAHPFAQFFQQAHFQYGGGAHDFHFDF